A genomic stretch from Desulfolutivibrio sulfodismutans DSM 3696 includes:
- the mads7 gene encoding methylation-associated defense system protein MAD7 — protein sequence MSIRGRDKEFRTPKTTYVDFKHIEMDRVLTMLFPRLKYDGYASRRPPRAGDLTVEEFIGDFLEHPEWFAGFDRFPQVVHRWVETDLMDVVNRGKANQAVAAPRPLHGNTYKFRNAKHTRDYGAAEQIYWMLFYARKSKGQAARDALKRFFFPGIDLVTDRYDPNASVDVETQAILRLDHQVTQDMKDSKEPSRFQPLCIGQADIMADDILRLLAYEPYIPRSVLVDYFKTLMAFHLALYHLKLLQMLPKLVKQRSGYDLCTTKECPINPGLDNALEGCSYRVALVVDMGDVNNPRMAELARRSTDRLYRQIPAFVLANFVVKKLDEMAEYLSKKVGKLATPGGGVFTVGDLVSLLRPEHDTERQAYFKFRLASLIEESTSGNEDVDPEIREVTGMGLGEFESFIEILMAYRGKYHRQYITECLDSLLMKNKENGLLAQSRTKGSPRRFVLGSKLLEVLLQVAVLTQDGGRFVTREVRIEELLAFLRNRYGLHIDRLPEGAQANSSILDRRALRLNLEAFKRRLREIGFYEDLSDAYVTQKVSPRYAIQRNDGTDKDGRHA from the coding sequence ATGAGCATCAGAGGCAGAGACAAGGAGTTCCGCACTCCCAAGACCACCTACGTCGATTTCAAGCACATCGAGATGGATCGTGTGCTGACCATGCTCTTTCCCCGGCTGAAATACGATGGCTATGCCAGCCGACGTCCACCCCGTGCTGGCGACCTGACCGTTGAAGAGTTCATCGGGGACTTCCTTGAGCATCCCGAATGGTTTGCGGGCTTTGATCGCTTTCCACAGGTGGTACACCGCTGGGTCGAAACCGATCTGATGGATGTGGTCAATCGGGGCAAAGCCAATCAGGCCGTGGCCGCACCTAGGCCGCTGCATGGCAATACCTATAAGTTCCGCAACGCCAAGCATACCCGTGACTACGGCGCGGCCGAGCAGATTTACTGGATGCTTTTCTATGCCCGCAAAAGCAAGGGCCAAGCGGCGCGGGATGCCTTGAAGCGCTTTTTCTTCCCGGGAATCGACTTGGTGACGGACCGCTACGATCCCAACGCATCCGTGGATGTGGAAACGCAGGCCATCCTGCGTCTGGATCATCAGGTTACCCAGGATATGAAGGACTCCAAGGAGCCCTCGCGCTTCCAGCCGCTATGTATCGGCCAGGCCGATATTATGGCCGACGACATTCTGCGGCTACTGGCTTATGAGCCCTATATTCCGCGTTCGGTGCTGGTGGACTATTTCAAAACCCTGATGGCATTTCATCTGGCGCTTTACCACCTCAAGCTGCTGCAGATGCTGCCCAAGCTGGTGAAACAGCGGTCCGGCTACGATCTCTGCACCACTAAAGAATGCCCGATCAACCCTGGCCTCGACAATGCGCTGGAGGGCTGTTCTTACCGCGTGGCGCTGGTCGTGGACATGGGCGACGTCAACAACCCGCGTATGGCCGAGCTGGCTCGCAGGTCCACTGACCGGCTCTATCGTCAGATACCGGCCTTTGTGCTGGCCAACTTCGTCGTCAAGAAGCTCGATGAGATGGCGGAATACCTGAGCAAGAAGGTGGGCAAGCTGGCGACCCCTGGGGGCGGCGTGTTCACCGTTGGCGATCTAGTATCCCTGCTTAGACCTGAGCACGACACCGAGCGTCAAGCCTACTTCAAATTCCGTCTAGCGAGCCTGATCGAGGAATCGACCTCCGGGAACGAGGACGTCGATCCGGAGATCCGGGAAGTCACTGGCATGGGCCTGGGCGAGTTCGAATCCTTCATCGAAATCCTGATGGCGTATCGCGGCAAGTATCACCGCCAGTACATCACTGAGTGTCTGGACTCTCTGCTGATGAAGAACAAAGAGAACGGACTGCTGGCCCAATCCCGGACCAAGGGAAGTCCTCGGCGATTTGTACTGGGAAGCAAGCTGCTCGAAGTGCTCCTCCAGGTGGCCGTGCTCACCCAGGACGGCGGGCGTTTTGTGACCCGAGAGGTCCGCATCGAGGAATTGCTGGCCTTTTTGAGAAACCGCTACGGCCTTCACATCGACCGGCTACCGGAAGGAGCACAGGCCAACAGCAGCATCCTGGATAGACGCGCCCTGCGCCTCAACCTCGAAGCCTTCAAACGCCGCCTGCGTGAAATCGGGTTCTACGAGGACCTGTCGGATGCCTACGTGACCCAGAAGGTATCGCCCCGCTATGCAATTCAGAGAAATGACGGAACTGATAAGGACGGGAGGCACGCATGA
- a CDS encoding DUF6361 family protein has protein sequence MPSVLAWIDHDSKARERTLRILSLFQEKESRDELGLGSVRDSFADQLFPGTSTIQTRLRYMLFVPWIYHSLEEKRLPAESFAIQADKLERDLVQPLMDSDDQAGVFGKTAGKRLKRLPSSVYWAGLGAWGIRITPFSQDEYHRRIDEAYRRRNALKALEKDAKVRGDDIDVEQRVASLSWHPRLPASPEDFPSMVNFALSREEAEFIRDRIQVACRGSLLSFLALHCDPVDTQAPWEHPDYGRFSEQHKELLTHARLFSEVMHGAALSYNVQLARLRNHEDLVAEHQASFDEWTANLPLEEIRSWSVSRLWELTIDHGHTITPQTRSFVQQWIDHTRQSPSGLLSNADALTLIKRREMKLKGTRSRFRNQRALEQWGGYSGVGRLVYRWPNVKVLLDDLYQGMKREEKC, from the coding sequence ATGCCTTCCGTCCTTGCATGGATTGATCATGACTCGAAAGCGAGGGAACGCACGCTTCGCATCCTTTCCCTTTTCCAAGAAAAGGAAAGTCGTGACGAGCTTGGGCTCGGCTCCGTTCGGGACAGCTTTGCCGATCAGTTATTCCCAGGAACAAGCACGATCCAGACGCGCCTCCGCTACATGCTTTTTGTGCCATGGATTTACCATTCCCTGGAAGAGAAGCGACTACCTGCGGAGAGTTTTGCGATCCAGGCCGACAAGCTGGAAAGGGACCTGGTTCAGCCATTGATGGACTCCGATGATCAGGCTGGCGTATTTGGCAAAACCGCAGGAAAGAGGCTCAAACGGTTGCCCAGCTCTGTCTACTGGGCCGGTCTCGGTGCCTGGGGAATACGCATTACGCCATTCTCGCAGGACGAATATCACAGGCGCATCGACGAAGCTTACCGTCGTCGGAATGCCCTGAAGGCTCTTGAGAAAGACGCAAAGGTACGAGGAGACGACATCGACGTTGAGCAGCGAGTGGCCTCTCTCAGTTGGCATCCGCGATTGCCCGCGTCTCCGGAAGATTTTCCTTCCATGGTAAACTTCGCTTTATCCCGGGAAGAAGCTGAGTTTATTCGGGATCGAATCCAGGTCGCTTGCCGGGGCAGCCTCCTCTCTTTCTTGGCGCTGCACTGCGATCCCGTTGACACCCAAGCCCCATGGGAACATCCGGATTACGGCCGCTTTTCCGAGCAGCATAAAGAACTCCTGACCCATGCACGGCTGTTCTCGGAGGTGATGCATGGAGCGGCGCTCTCGTATAACGTTCAACTCGCCAGGCTTCGAAACCATGAAGACCTTGTCGCCGAGCATCAGGCAAGTTTCGACGAATGGACCGCAAATCTTCCCCTGGAGGAGATTCGCTCCTGGTCGGTGAGCCGCCTCTGGGAGTTGACCATAGACCATGGTCACACCATCACCCCTCAAACGAGATCCTTTGTTCAGCAGTGGATCGACCATACCCGGCAGTCCCCCAGCGGCCTCCTTTCTAACGCCGATGCGCTCACCCTAATCAAAAGAAGGGAAATGAAACTCAAGGGCACGCGTTCCCGATTCAGGAACCAGAGGGCGCTCGAGCAGTGGGGCGGGTACTCCGGCGTCGGAAGACTTGTCTATCGTTGGCCGAATGTGAAGGTGCTTTTGGACGACCTGTACCAGGGGATGAAACGGGAGGAGAAATGCTGA
- a CDS encoding phospholipase D family protein, whose protein sequence is MLNPNSRSLYTSALTPPPGMIFDEAVATTFSMDPALLLETPVYLALMAADGQTEPDPLSVLEAIRRYSKRITVYVQRGRIQVPQIAKPNPLFGFLEEMVVEVTAPGGGVFHPKVWAIRFISPDKSNAMYRLVVLTRNMTTDQSWDLSLQLEGTIAGRKFKSNKPLAHFFKTLPDLAIGPTESGRNEQALRFADELHRVQWELPDGFDELTFYLPGTKGFDWKPPTANRMVVISPFCSDKALEELTKYTKAADALISRPESLSALKKETLELFTQCLHLDDAAETEDGEEEEATEQPLATGLHAKVYLFETRYYSDYTHLVMGSANATNPALKASKNIEILVGLVGRKSKVGGIDELLGADGLGEYLINFDMAKAIEIDAVRLEAEKILEMARSCISEVALSIECSPGSKDGLWALVLAGEIPRLEGIVAASAWPITVTTAFAVDILEGGIHGLVRLGELSASSVTGLIAFELKTNHPDVTARFVLNLPLKGIPEERNSAILQTVIHNQEGFLRYLLLLLGDGGVPEPGPGSCSGFAKWLARLADGEDIPLLEELTRTYSRHPERLVEISRLVRDLSQGSQNAIIPKDFFNLWTVFESAIGGRDA, encoded by the coding sequence ATGCTGAACCCAAACTCCCGGAGTCTTTATACCTCTGCATTAACCCCTCCGCCGGGGATGATTTTCGACGAGGCCGTTGCGACCACCTTTTCTATGGACCCAGCCTTACTACTCGAAACCCCTGTCTATCTGGCGCTAATGGCTGCGGATGGTCAGACAGAACCTGACCCGTTGTCTGTGCTTGAAGCCATCCGCAGGTACTCGAAACGCATCACCGTCTATGTGCAACGAGGACGGATTCAAGTGCCCCAGATTGCCAAGCCCAACCCATTGTTTGGGTTTCTGGAGGAAATGGTTGTCGAGGTAACGGCCCCTGGTGGAGGTGTTTTTCATCCAAAAGTCTGGGCAATTCGCTTTATCAGCCCTGACAAAAGCAACGCGATGTATCGTTTGGTGGTCCTGACGAGGAATATGACCACCGATCAATCCTGGGATCTGTCACTTCAGCTCGAAGGCACGATTGCAGGTAGAAAGTTCAAATCAAATAAACCGCTGGCACATTTCTTCAAGACGCTTCCTGATCTGGCCATCGGACCAACAGAATCGGGAAGGAACGAACAAGCGCTCAGATTTGCGGACGAGCTACATCGAGTCCAGTGGGAGCTTCCCGACGGCTTTGACGAGCTGACTTTCTATCTTCCAGGAACGAAAGGGTTTGACTGGAAGCCTCCCACAGCGAATCGGATGGTCGTCATTTCGCCGTTCTGTTCCGACAAAGCCCTGGAGGAATTGACGAAATATACCAAGGCCGCTGATGCTCTCATCTCGCGCCCGGAGTCATTGTCAGCCCTGAAGAAAGAGACTCTCGAGCTCTTCACGCAATGTCTTCATTTGGACGACGCGGCAGAAACCGAGGATGGCGAGGAAGAAGAAGCCACCGAGCAGCCGCTTGCGACCGGCCTTCATGCAAAGGTTTATCTGTTTGAGACCAGATACTATTCAGATTACACCCATCTAGTTATGGGGTCCGCAAATGCGACCAACCCGGCACTGAAAGCTTCGAAGAATATCGAGATCCTGGTCGGTCTGGTTGGCCGGAAGAGCAAAGTTGGCGGCATTGACGAGCTTCTTGGTGCTGACGGATTAGGAGAATATCTTATCAATTTCGACATGGCAAAGGCTATAGAGATTGATGCTGTTCGGCTGGAGGCTGAGAAAATCCTTGAGATGGCTCGCTCCTGCATATCTGAAGTAGCTTTGTCCATCGAGTGTAGCCCCGGATCGAAGGACGGTCTGTGGGCATTGGTGCTAGCCGGAGAGATCCCACGTCTTGAAGGGATTGTCGCAGCTTCGGCATGGCCGATAACCGTCACTACCGCTTTTGCGGTGGACATACTGGAGGGCGGTATTCATGGCTTGGTTAGGCTTGGTGAGTTATCCGCCTCTTCTGTTACAGGCCTTATAGCGTTTGAGCTTAAGACCAACCATCCGGATGTTACGGCTAGATTCGTGCTCAACCTTCCCCTCAAAGGCATTCCCGAGGAACGCAACTCCGCTATTCTGCAAACCGTTATCCACAATCAAGAGGGATTCCTTCGGTATCTCCTGCTCTTGCTGGGTGATGGTGGGGTGCCTGAGCCTGGTCCGGGCAGTTGTTCCGGGTTTGCCAAATGGTTGGCCCGGTTGGCCGACGGTGAGGATATCCCGTTATTAGAAGAGCTGACCCGCACGTACAGCCGACACCCGGAGAGACTGGTGGAAATTTCGAGGCTGGTTCGTGATCTGTCCCAAGGAAGTCAGAATGCGATTATCCCCAAGGATTTTTTTAACCTCTGGACAGTCTTTGAATCTGCTATCGGGGGGCGTGATGCATAG
- the mads8 gene encoding methylation-associated defense system ATP-binding protein MAD8, giving the protein MSNAFSRLSQDKLNAAVAGLLCPRIEAILGDRGPGHCMRVTDLDDDVMESVCKELRRTRPVGNIFILGSHDQEGMPVRVTSTKLVELRNPDANGELRQPLLVFIPTSLRTSAEDSFGVATFEELAFTGIYEDLIDSLLDRLPATLVGHVRDLLGILSEEEWLFADDVSRVRYLLTALENGVDGETLGASLYELTLIPDFKLFADTGMVNGKIRRNLGSVRSLMTSHKSVHGRIADLGLSDKALESRLFAYFEKYDVQEPESWTPPIATDKSWWSISFDKWSFQEELSLDKVLLTVLETDLPVVQEDETDNQLSGLIGQQVLVPNDRRKMNVVFEVNPHPGKVSGLDHFTVQIISQNDGPVGKSKKVKTWTQNRLQCTTNLAKLNKIEFEEGWHFIRVLPWTADGDPIPLEADSGSESAKRSYESEPFYVLPGGNIEEEPPQRAIPIEQSLEHALFRLQLTALGDERNPEEIAISGVAWAEGGRSKKASRQETLLAKFGREGAVQIPLSRMLKTIEQRILAEPKHPSGWRMQINLDTAEPPSEVGLTLPSSAAMASFLAAREELFATVRKGTAELIMQGLSFRDAEKECLAYADAYLDLVRNLIRQAETTSGAERQQHLQALRNVLAVDSIHVILTDFRGRHREAVLVSPTHPLRALWLSSWVALGKDWIEKIKAGGKDHIPHVRSALLDGLVPSAYPVGVPVEDGRIFTPVDNLNAFWALYAPTTEKNSRGLMAEICSALGLAEPSAAGADISGKVIADKIERYLSQHPYVRELSLNVFNPGAGSVIADALLSLQQKHEHADLRYDIRLFTSDPDSPVLGEALESMVRPGVTVNEAADAFATSTGSHLFSKLNLAKHALSEFHANAKEFPAHISVLLDVFPAEELSIAEKPLGITPLYGLIQDFDTEFVDDDSGTFWNKRPVVGRPLNSDSHAACFDLLSNLSRQLCFATSAVAASGASFKSVPVVTLGLDVAQRELIYEVHQISDWVFTIDRNMGIEFFDHGGRKNRPDYLIDYVPGASSQATHNLIISSRSNDELEAMLKPVLLGQGLSADGEQSVQVLANLRSLSGQLALKLISAPTQQAEALGLALARLYLEYQGALSNQVIVPLDAHTDLYRSSGEPDDVNDAISLQRTDLGLFDLDLNTRTITCNLVEVKCYSQVGDFAAFNQLKERISAQINQSERILQRHFDPALKKPDRPDRLLKSRELTQILRFYLERSLRYGIFDVTAAQEARGLLGSIEQGYSLQFRRCALIFDFDKNGTEAPDNEVGIEFHRIGKDLIHALLDNCRKPVSVEVEDESIAHLLSEQFIPNVPKIETAAFIAPKRERSTSWTVDELWEDEPEEPITPPAAPAAEKGPSSSLGEAGKYDEPVEQTPRASIAPEEEEEDERPVVAAIPETPAESEPEVPEQPVSESAPQTEVSYDVILGVNGDSPQYGLLGEVSGRKIALDLNHTHTISLFGVQGGGKSYTLGTVIEMVSMPLPHINVLPSPLATVIFHYSPTQDYAPEFTSMINANSVGEEIRILRERYKANPDALKDVLILTPANKLEDRRAEYPDIEVKPIAFSASELKAAHWKFLMGAIGSQSMYMRQINLIMRGLRDNLTLDALRTGIDNSGLSDHLKELAQTRLLFASEYVDDGQRLQDLIRPGRLIIVDLRDEYIEKDEALGLFVVMLQIFSEATYQGSAFNKLVVFDEAHKYIENDDLVSGLVEVVREMRHKGTSIMVASQDPPSVPVSLIELSSQIIMHKFNSPAWLKHIQKANAALGELTSDKMSHLGTGEAYVWSSKASDDAFTRGAVKIKCRPRITQHGGSTKTAVGR; this is encoded by the coding sequence ATGAGTAACGCGTTCTCCAGGCTTTCCCAGGATAAATTGAACGCAGCGGTCGCTGGTCTGCTGTGCCCTCGTATCGAAGCTATCCTGGGTGATCGTGGCCCAGGCCACTGCATGCGGGTCACCGATCTTGATGACGATGTCATGGAGTCGGTATGCAAGGAACTGCGGCGAACCCGGCCCGTTGGAAACATCTTTATCCTCGGCAGCCATGACCAAGAAGGCATGCCAGTTCGGGTGACCTCCACCAAGCTGGTGGAACTTCGTAACCCTGACGCGAACGGCGAGTTGCGCCAGCCTTTGCTGGTCTTCATCCCCACCTCGCTTCGAACCAGCGCCGAGGACTCTTTTGGGGTGGCGACCTTCGAGGAATTGGCTTTCACCGGCATCTACGAGGACCTTATCGACTCGCTGCTTGACCGACTCCCGGCAACGCTGGTCGGCCATGTTCGCGATCTATTGGGCATCCTCAGCGAGGAGGAATGGCTGTTTGCCGACGATGTTTCCCGCGTGCGGTATCTGCTCACCGCGCTCGAAAACGGGGTTGATGGAGAAACCCTTGGAGCCAGCCTGTATGAATTGACGTTGATTCCGGACTTCAAGCTCTTTGCCGATACCGGCATGGTCAATGGCAAGATTCGTCGTAACCTCGGCAGCGTCCGCAGTCTGATGACCTCGCACAAGTCGGTTCATGGCCGTATTGCCGATCTGGGGCTCAGCGACAAAGCATTGGAGTCACGCCTATTCGCCTACTTTGAAAAATACGATGTCCAGGAGCCCGAATCCTGGACGCCGCCCATCGCGACCGACAAGAGCTGGTGGAGCATCTCTTTCGATAAATGGTCGTTCCAGGAAGAGCTTTCGCTGGACAAGGTTCTTCTGACGGTGCTGGAGACAGACTTGCCGGTCGTTCAAGAGGATGAGACCGACAACCAACTCTCTGGCCTCATCGGGCAACAGGTTCTGGTCCCGAACGACCGCCGTAAAATGAACGTGGTGTTCGAGGTTAACCCTCACCCCGGCAAGGTCAGCGGGCTTGACCATTTTACGGTTCAAATCATTTCGCAGAATGACGGCCCGGTAGGAAAATCCAAAAAGGTCAAAACCTGGACGCAGAACCGCCTGCAATGCACGACCAACTTGGCCAAACTCAACAAGATCGAATTTGAAGAGGGATGGCATTTTATTCGCGTCCTACCTTGGACGGCCGATGGCGATCCGATCCCGTTGGAAGCGGATTCCGGCTCCGAGTCTGCCAAACGTTCTTATGAAAGCGAACCTTTCTATGTTCTTCCCGGCGGGAACATCGAGGAAGAGCCTCCACAACGTGCAATACCTATCGAGCAAAGCCTGGAGCACGCTCTGTTCCGTTTGCAACTGACCGCGCTGGGGGATGAGCGAAATCCGGAGGAAATAGCCATAAGCGGCGTTGCATGGGCTGAAGGCGGACGCTCCAAAAAAGCATCCCGCCAGGAAACCTTGCTGGCAAAATTCGGTCGTGAAGGCGCTGTGCAGATCCCACTCTCACGTATGCTCAAAACCATTGAGCAGCGTATTTTGGCGGAGCCCAAACATCCCTCTGGCTGGCGAATGCAGATCAACCTGGATACTGCGGAGCCGCCTTCAGAAGTTGGGCTCACACTGCCATCCTCAGCCGCAATGGCCTCGTTCTTGGCTGCTCGGGAAGAGCTGTTTGCCACGGTTCGCAAAGGCACTGCAGAGCTGATCATGCAGGGGCTTTCTTTCAGAGATGCCGAGAAGGAGTGCTTGGCATATGCCGACGCCTACCTTGATCTGGTACGGAACCTCATTCGCCAAGCCGAAACAACTTCCGGTGCCGAGAGACAGCAACATCTCCAGGCGCTGCGGAATGTGCTGGCCGTGGATTCCATTCACGTCATCTTGACTGATTTCCGGGGCAGGCATCGCGAGGCAGTCCTGGTTTCTCCGACGCACCCGCTTCGCGCCTTATGGCTGAGCAGTTGGGTGGCTTTGGGCAAGGATTGGATTGAAAAGATCAAGGCAGGTGGGAAAGATCATATTCCTCATGTCCGCTCCGCGCTGCTGGATGGCCTTGTACCCTCGGCGTATCCAGTTGGGGTTCCCGTTGAAGATGGTCGCATTTTTACCCCGGTCGATAACCTGAACGCTTTTTGGGCTCTGTACGCGCCCACGACGGAAAAAAACTCACGCGGCCTGATGGCGGAAATCTGCTCCGCTCTTGGCCTGGCCGAGCCATCAGCAGCGGGAGCGGACATCTCCGGCAAGGTGATTGCGGACAAGATTGAACGCTATCTCTCTCAGCATCCTTACGTCCGTGAGTTGTCACTAAACGTCTTCAACCCGGGGGCCGGATCGGTGATAGCGGATGCCCTCTTGTCGCTACAGCAGAAACACGAGCATGCCGATCTGCGCTACGACATTCGACTATTTACATCAGATCCCGATTCTCCGGTGCTGGGCGAAGCCCTTGAGTCGATGGTTCGTCCAGGAGTCACGGTCAACGAGGCGGCTGATGCCTTTGCAACCTCGACCGGCAGCCATCTATTTTCAAAGCTGAATCTGGCCAAGCATGCACTTTCTGAATTCCACGCAAATGCCAAAGAATTCCCGGCCCACATTAGCGTCCTGCTGGATGTATTCCCCGCTGAGGAGCTTTCCATTGCAGAGAAGCCTTTGGGGATCACTCCGCTCTATGGACTGATACAGGATTTCGACACCGAGTTTGTTGATGATGACTCGGGAACTTTCTGGAACAAGCGTCCTGTGGTCGGCCGCCCGCTCAATTCAGACAGCCATGCGGCTTGTTTTGATCTGCTATCGAACCTGAGCCGTCAACTCTGTTTCGCCACCTCAGCGGTTGCAGCGTCCGGAGCCAGCTTTAAATCCGTGCCCGTCGTGACCTTGGGCTTGGATGTCGCCCAGCGAGAGCTGATTTATGAAGTTCATCAGATCAGTGATTGGGTGTTCACTATTGACCGCAATATGGGAATTGAATTCTTCGATCACGGCGGACGGAAGAACAGGCCGGATTACCTGATTGATTATGTACCGGGGGCTAGTTCTCAGGCGACGCATAACCTGATCATCTCCTCGCGCTCCAACGATGAACTCGAGGCTATGTTGAAGCCGGTTCTGCTTGGGCAGGGTTTGTCCGCCGATGGCGAGCAATCAGTTCAGGTTCTGGCAAACCTGCGCTCGTTGTCGGGGCAGCTTGCGTTGAAACTGATCTCTGCGCCTACACAGCAAGCGGAGGCGCTCGGCCTGGCTTTGGCCCGGCTCTATCTCGAATACCAAGGAGCCTTAAGCAACCAAGTCATTGTGCCTTTGGATGCGCACACGGACCTTTACCGATCAAGCGGTGAACCTGACGATGTGAACGATGCCATCAGCCTGCAACGCACAGACCTGGGGCTGTTCGACTTGGACCTGAACACCAGGACGATCACTTGCAACTTGGTTGAGGTGAAATGCTATTCACAGGTAGGTGACTTTGCGGCCTTCAACCAACTGAAGGAGCGGATTTCCGCCCAAATCAACCAGAGCGAGCGCATCCTGCAACGCCATTTTGATCCGGCCCTAAAAAAGCCAGACCGTCCGGATAGGTTGCTCAAGAGCCGGGAGTTGACTCAGATCCTTCGCTTCTATCTTGAGCGTTCCCTGCGTTACGGCATTTTCGACGTGACTGCCGCACAGGAAGCACGAGGTCTGCTGGGATCGATTGAGCAGGGTTACTCGCTTCAATTTCGTCGCTGCGCACTGATCTTTGACTTCGACAAGAATGGCACCGAGGCTCCCGACAACGAGGTCGGGATCGAATTCCATCGTATCGGTAAGGACCTGATACATGCTTTGCTGGACAACTGCCGCAAGCCTGTATCGGTTGAAGTTGAGGATGAATCCATCGCGCACCTCCTCAGCGAACAGTTCATCCCAAATGTGCCGAAAATCGAGACGGCTGCCTTTATCGCTCCCAAGCGCGAAAGATCAACTTCGTGGACCGTGGACGAGCTTTGGGAGGATGAGCCCGAAGAACCAATCACACCCCCAGCCGCTCCGGCTGCTGAGAAAGGTCCCTCGTCTTCACTTGGAGAAGCAGGAAAATATGACGAGCCCGTCGAGCAAACACCTCGGGCTTCTATTGCTCCTGAAGAGGAAGAAGAAGACGAACGGCCTGTCGTGGCTGCCATCCCGGAAACACCTGCTGAATCTGAGCCAGAAGTGCCTGAACAGCCGGTATCTGAGTCTGCGCCTCAAACCGAGGTCAGCTATGACGTCATACTGGGTGTAAATGGGGATTCCCCCCAGTATGGCCTGCTTGGAGAGGTGTCCGGCAGGAAGATCGCGCTGGACCTGAACCACACCCATACGATCAGCCTCTTTGGTGTTCAAGGCGGCGGCAAGAGCTACACGCTTGGCACCGTGATAGAGATGGTCTCCATGCCACTCCCGCATATCAATGTGCTACCAAGCCCGCTGGCTACAGTGATTTTTCACTACAGCCCGACGCAGGACTATGCGCCGGAGTTTACCTCGATGATCAATGCGAACTCGGTGGGTGAAGAAATCCGCATCCTTCGTGAGCGTTACAAGGCCAACCCGGATGCTCTGAAAGATGTGCTGATTCTCACACCTGCAAACAAGCTGGAGGATCGTCGAGCCGAGTACCCAGATATCGAGGTGAAGCCGATTGCATTCTCCGCCTCTGAACTTAAGGCCGCGCACTGGAAATTCCTGATGGGCGCGATTGGCAGCCAGAGCATGTATATGCGCCAAATCAATCTCATCATGAGGGGCCTCCGAGATAACTTGACCCTGGACGCCCTCCGGACAGGTATCGATAACTCTGGCCTATCCGATCACCTGAAAGAACTGGCGCAGACGCGCCTGCTGTTTGCCAGTGAGTATGTCGATGATGGCCAGCGTCTACAGGATTTGATTCGTCCGGGCCGCCTGATCATCGTCGACCTGCGCGACGAATACATTGAAAAGGACGAAGCGCTTGGGCTGTTCGTGGTGATGCTACAGATTTTCTCGGAAGCAACCTACCAGGGAAGCGCCTTCAACAAGCTGGTGGTTTTCGATGAAGCCCATAAGTATATCGAGAACGATGACTTGGTTTCCGGCTTGGTTGAGGTCGTCCGTGAGATGCGACACAAGGGGACCAGCATCATGGTGGCATCTCAGGACCCGCCATCGGTCCCGGTCTCTCTGATCGAGCTGTCATCGCAAATCATCATGCACAAATTCAACTCGCCCGCCTGGCTGAAACACATCCAGAAGGCGAATGCCGCTCTTGGCGAATTGACATCCGACAAGATGAGCCATCTCGGAACCGGTGAAGCTTATGTGTGGTCGAGTAAGGCCTCCGATGATGCCTTCACAAGGGGAGCGGTGAAAATCAAATGCCGCCCTCGCATTACGCAGCACGGTGGCAGCACCAAAACGGCAGTGGGCCGGTAA